A DNA window from Lutra lutra chromosome 8, mLutLut1.2, whole genome shotgun sequence contains the following coding sequences:
- the CCT2 gene encoding T-complex protein 1 subunit beta, translated as MASLSLAPVNIFKAGADEERAETARLSSFIGAIAVGDLVKSTLGPKGMDKILLSSGRDASLMVTNDGATILKNIGVDNPAAKVLVDMSRVQDDEVGDGTTSVTVLAAELLREAESLIAKKIHPQTIIAGWREATKAARQALLNSAVDHGSDEVKFRQDLMNIAGTTLSSKLLTHHKDHFTQLAVEAVLRLKGSGNLEAIHVIKKLGGSLADSYLDEGFLLDKKIGVNQPKRIENAKILIANTGMDTDKIKIFGSRVRVDSTAKVAEIEHAEKEKMKEKVERILKHGINCFINRQLIYNYPEQLFGAAGVMAIEHADFAGVERLALVTGGEIASTFDHPELVKLGSCKLIEEVMIGEDKLIHFSGVALGEACTIVLRGATQQILDEAERSLHDALCVLAQTVKDSRTVYGGGCSEMLMAHAVTQLASRTPGKEAVAMESYAKALRMLPTIIADNAGYDSADLVAQLRAAHSEGNTTAGLDMKEGTIGDMAVLGITESFQVKRQVLLSAAEAAEVILRVDNIIKAAPRKRVPDHHPC; from the exons ATG GCGTCCCTTTCCCTTGCACCTGTTAACATCTTCAAGGCTGGGGCTGATGAAGAGAGGGCAGAGACTGCTCGTCTG TCTTCTTTTATTGGTGCCATCGCTGTTGGAGACTTGGTAAAGAGCACATTAGGACCTAAGGGCAtg GATAAAATTCTGTTAAGCAGTGGACGAGATGCCTCTCTTATGGTAACCAATGATGGTGCAACTATTCTAAAAAACATCGGGGTAGACAATCCAGCAGCTAAAGTTTTAGTTG ATATGTCAAGAGTTCAAGATGATGAAGTTGGTGATGGCACTACCTCTGTTACTGTCTTAGCAGCAGAATTACTAAGG GAAGCAGAATCTTTGATTGCAAAAAAGATTCACCCACAGACCATCATTGCGGGTTGGAGAGAAGCCACAAAGGCAGCAAGACAAGCTCTGTTGAATTCTGCAGTTGATCATGG ttctGATGAAGTTAAATTCCGCCAAGATTTAATGAACATTGCGGGAACAACATTATCCTCAAAACTTCTTACTCATCACAAAGATCATTTTACTCAGTTAGCTGTAGAAGCTGTTCTCAGACTGAAAGGTTCTGGTAATCTGGAGGCAATTCACGTCATCAAGAAGCTAGGAGGAAGTCTGGCAGATTCCTATTTAGatgaag GCTTTCTGTTGGATAAAAAAATTGGAGTAAATCAACCAAAGCGAATTGAAAATGCTAAAATTCTCATTGCAAATACTGGTATGGATACAGACAAAATAAAG ATATTTGGTTCCAGGGTAAGAGTTGATTCTACAGCAAAGGTTGCTGAAATAGAACATGccgaaaaggagaaaatgaaggagaaagttGAACGAATTCTTAAGCATGGGATAAATTGCTTTATTAACAG gcAGTTAATTTATAATTATCCTGAGCAGCTCTTTGGTGCTGCTGGTGTCATGGCGATTGAACATGCAGATTTTGCAGGTGTGGAACGACTAGCTCTTGTCACAG GTGGTGAAATTGCCTCTACCTTTGACCACCCAGAACTAGTGAAGCTTGGAAGTTGCAAGCTTATTGAGGAAGTCATGATTGGAGAGGATAAACTCATCCACTTTTCTGGGGTAGCCCTTG gTGAAGCTTGTACCATTGTTCTTCGTGGTGCCACTCAGCAAATTTTAGATGAGGCAGAAAGATCTTTGCATGATGCTCTTTGTGTTCTTGCCCAAACTGTGAAGGATTCTAGAACAGTTTATGGAGGAg GCTGTTCTGAGATGCTGATGGCTCATGCTGTGACACAGCTTGCCAGTAGAACACCAGGCAAAGAAGCTGTTGCGATGGAGTCTTACGCTAAAGCACTGAGAATG ttGCCAACTATCATAGCTGATAATGCAGGCTATGACAGTGCAGACCTGGTGGCACAGCTCCGAGCTGCCCATAGTGAAGGCAACACGACTGCTGGACTGG atatgAAGGAAGGTACCATTGGAGATATGGCAGTACTGGGTATAACAGAAAGTTTCCAGGTGAAGCGACAAGTTCTTTTGAGCGCAGCTGAAGCAGCAGAGGTGATTCTTCGTGTGGACAACATTATCAAAGCAGCACCAAG